One part of the Bdellovibrio sp. KM01 genome encodes these proteins:
- the prpB gene encoding methylisocitrate lyase, with protein sequence MLFPEITPAQKRKNFREALKTGKLLQMPGSWSPLASMAIEKAGFDGVYISGSVLSNDLGYPDIGLTSLTEVAQRGRQIARTTSLPTIIDIDTGFGEPMSATRTVQEMIEMGLAGCHIEDQVNPKRCGHLDGKSLVGRDEAARKVAAAARGKKLDENFLLIARTDARASEGLDAAIDRAKAYIDAGADCIFTEALENEAEFEKFRKAVSVPLLANMTEFGKGRLFTYAELSNLGYNIVIYPVTTFRLAMGATVAGLAEIKAKGTQEGLLEKMQTRKDLYALTRYDEYNSFDQNIFNFTLK encoded by the coding sequence ATGTTGTTTCCTGAAATCACTCCGGCTCAGAAGCGTAAGAATTTTCGTGAGGCTTTGAAGACTGGTAAGCTTTTGCAGATGCCGGGGTCTTGGTCTCCATTGGCTTCGATGGCTATTGAAAAAGCTGGGTTTGATGGCGTTTACATTTCGGGTTCGGTTTTGTCGAACGATCTTGGTTACCCAGACATCGGTTTGACTTCTTTGACTGAAGTTGCGCAACGTGGTCGTCAGATTGCTCGTACGACTTCTTTGCCGACTATCATCGACATCGACACTGGTTTCGGTGAGCCGATGAGTGCAACTCGCACAGTTCAAGAGATGATTGAGATGGGTCTTGCTGGTTGCCATATTGAAGACCAGGTAAATCCTAAGCGTTGTGGTCACCTTGATGGTAAATCATTGGTAGGCCGTGATGAGGCTGCTCGTAAAGTTGCGGCGGCGGCTCGTGGTAAAAAATTGGATGAGAACTTCCTTTTGATCGCTCGTACGGATGCTCGTGCTTCTGAAGGTTTGGATGCGGCAATTGATCGCGCAAAGGCTTATATTGATGCGGGTGCAGATTGTATCTTTACTGAAGCCCTTGAGAATGAAGCGGAGTTTGAAAAATTCCGTAAAGCCGTTTCTGTTCCTTTGCTTGCGAACATGACTGAGTTCGGTAAAGGTCGTTTGTTCACTTATGCTGAGCTTTCTAACTTGGGCTACAATATCGTGATCTATCCTGTGACAACTTTCCGTCTGGCGATGGGTGCGACTGTTGCGGGCTTGGCTGAAATTAAAGCTAAAGGCACACAAGAAGGTTTGCTTGAAAAAATGCAAACTCGTAAGGATCTTTATGCATTGACTCGTTATGATGAGTACAACAGCTTCGACCAGAACATCTTTAACTTCACTTTGAAGTAG
- a CDS encoding winged helix-turn-helix domain-containing protein yields the protein MLADLVGSKTTEKCLIFLAGQGEAYPLEIAKAFGISNTQVIRTLNKLEQADILVGKEMGRLRMYSLNSSWMLAKELKAMLDKVLLNMPLVEQEKYFMKRKRPRKKNKVV from the coding sequence ATGCTTGCAGATTTAGTCGGAAGTAAAACCACAGAAAAGTGCCTGATATTCCTGGCGGGACAGGGCGAGGCCTATCCGCTTGAGATCGCAAAGGCATTCGGAATTAGTAATACCCAAGTGATCCGCACCCTCAACAAGCTTGAACAGGCGGATATATTAGTCGGAAAAGAGATGGGAAGATTACGCATGTATTCTTTAAACTCATCTTGGATGCTGGCCAAGGAATTGAAAGCAATGTTGGATAAAGTTCTTCTGAACATGCCGCTAGTGGAGCAGGAGAAATACTTTATGAAAAGAAAGCGGCCAAGAAAAAAGAATAAAGTAGTTTAG
- a CDS encoding DUF333 domain-containing protein, with translation MINILNFAAILFIFNTAHADQTLKYFNNDKYEQIKIKTFQKANMNESCFKTGKPSCKAWATFNGKSKERTKSKTPLAGNPAANYCWDVGAKNRILKAQNNDEYDFCVFDDNSMIDSWDLYYKHFPK, from the coding sequence ATGATTAACATTTTAAATTTTGCAGCAATTCTATTTATATTTAATACGGCACACGCCGACCAAACCCTAAAGTACTTCAACAACGACAAGTACGAACAGATAAAAATCAAAACGTTCCAAAAGGCGAACATGAACGAATCCTGCTTTAAGACTGGTAAGCCTAGTTGCAAAGCATGGGCTACATTCAATGGTAAATCTAAAGAAAGAACGAAAAGTAAAACTCCGTTAGCTGGAAACCCAGCTGCGAATTACTGCTGGGATGTCGGCGCAAAAAACAGAATTCTAAAAGCGCAAAACAACGACGAATACGACTTCTGCGTCTTCGATGACAATTCCATGATCGATTCATGGGACCTTTACTACAAACATTTTCCTAAATAG
- a CDS encoding Lrp/AsnC family transcriptional regulator: MLLDETDRKILSLLKEDSRMQFAEIGKKVNLSAPAVHARVKKMEAAKIIQGYSIAIDPVAVNSGLCAFVRIAINKGTSSGLAKDLKKFKQIEECHGVAGEDCVMVKLRVGTTLELSRLIDQIRGIENIERTLTVVVLETHFERGLQPA, from the coding sequence ATGTTGCTCGACGAGACGGACAGAAAAATATTAAGCTTGCTGAAAGAAGACTCGCGTATGCAGTTCGCGGAGATCGGAAAAAAGGTCAATCTCTCGGCTCCCGCCGTTCATGCCCGCGTGAAGAAAATGGAAGCGGCGAAGATCATTCAGGGATACTCGATCGCGATTGATCCAGTGGCTGTGAATTCGGGGTTGTGTGCGTTTGTGCGTATTGCGATTAACAAGGGAACTTCTTCGGGACTAGCGAAGGATCTTAAAAAGTTTAAGCAGATCGAAGAATGCCATGGAGTTGCTGGCGAAGACTGCGTGATGGTGAAGTTGCGGGTCGGTACGACTTTGGAGTTGTCGCGATTGATTGATCAGATTCGCGGAATTGAAAACATCGAAAGAACTTTAACGGTTGTAGTGCTAGAAACCCACTTCGAACGCGGACTACAACCCGCTTAA